Proteins found in one Pristiophorus japonicus isolate sPriJap1 chromosome 25, sPriJap1.hap1, whole genome shotgun sequence genomic segment:
- the LOC139238085 gene encoding zinc finger protein 239-like, producing the protein MEAEGTVHSGEKRYTYCVCGQGFSRSSKLERHKCSHTGEKPCKCGDCGKRFNYPSQLETHRRVHTGERPFTCSECGKGFTQLSNMLTHQRVHTGERPFTCSDCGKGLTQLSNMLTHQ; encoded by the coding sequence atggaagcagaaggcaccgttcacagtggggagaaacggtacacgtactgtgtgtgtggacaaggcttcagccgatcatccaaactggagagacacaagtgcagtcacactggggagaaaccgtgtaaatgtggggactgtgggaaacgtttcaactacccgtcccagctggaaacacatcggcgagttcacactggggagaggccgttcacctgctccgagtgtgggaagggattcactcagttatccaacatgctaacacaccagcgagttcacactggggagagaccattcacctgctccgactgtgggaagggattgactCAGTTATCCAACATGctaacacaccagtga